One window from the genome of Streptomyces sp. NBC_00287 encodes:
- a CDS encoding response regulator transcription factor — translation MTSPAGPIRVLIADDHPVVRRGMSALLASLDGVEVVAEAATGEEALREAQLSRPDVVVMDIQMPALDGVEATRRLTALLPDVAVLVVTMFEDDETVVSAMRAGARGYLLKGAQQAEILTTLRSVAAGQYVIAPGVAARLLGRLSPATPAAAPFPELTAREREVLDRVARGYTNARVAADLALAEKTVANRLSAIFLKLGVSGRTEAVILAREHGLGGGEPEAGP, via the coding sequence ATGACCTCCCCCGCCGGCCCGATCCGGGTGCTCATCGCCGACGACCATCCCGTTGTACGCCGCGGTATGAGCGCGCTGCTGGCCTCGCTGGACGGCGTGGAGGTGGTGGCGGAGGCGGCGACCGGTGAAGAGGCGCTCCGGGAGGCCCAGTTGAGTCGGCCGGATGTCGTCGTGATGGACATCCAGATGCCCGCGCTGGACGGTGTGGAGGCGACCCGGCGACTGACCGCCCTGCTGCCGGACGTGGCGGTGCTCGTAGTCACGATGTTCGAGGACGACGAGACGGTGGTGTCCGCGATGCGCGCCGGTGCCCGCGGCTACCTCCTCAAGGGCGCCCAGCAGGCGGAGATCCTCACCACCCTGCGCTCTGTCGCGGCCGGGCAGTACGTAATTGCGCCCGGTGTCGCAGCACGCCTCCTCGGCCGTCTCTCCCCGGCGACCCCGGCGGCCGCCCCCTTCCCCGAACTGACCGCCCGCGAGCGGGAGGTGCTCGACCGCGTGGCCCGCGGCTACACAAACGCCCGGGTCGCGGCCGACCTGGCGCTGGCCGAGAAGACCGTGGCAAACCGCCTGTCCGCGATCTTCCTGAAGCTGGGCGTGAGCGGGCGGACGGAGGCAGTCATCCTGGCCCGGGAGCACGGCCTGGGCGGCGGCGAGCCGGAGGCCGGGCCGTGA
- a CDS encoding serine hydrolase domain-containing protein: MNEALEQTVGNRPDNEATAVLLRAEGPDGPWSAASGVADLMTGEPAGHDHRFRIGGVTKTFVAAVVLGLVDDGLIDPDEPVDRQLPGLLQAPVTVRQLLDHTSGLADDSDVRYNDTPWFLRHRLDVFTPAQLIDLPLREPLSFTPGTRQQITRANYVLAGMLIEQLTGRPYAQEIEERILRPLDLTATTIPGTDPTMPAPHIRGYENGLDITEHSPTIHGAAGEMISTVPDLDRFLTALFGGELLTPESLAHMFRVPDVPYVKGGRAFCGAGLDSMVLPGGTTAWGMAGVVHGYLSGLGATRDLKRRVVYMMSPRTRGTMRVPPTVQSLLTTALTPTH, translated from the coding sequence GTGAATGAGGCGCTGGAACAGACGGTGGGCAATCGCCCTGACAACGAGGCCACCGCCGTACTCCTACGGGCCGAAGGCCCCGACGGCCCCTGGTCGGCGGCGTCCGGCGTCGCCGACCTCATGACCGGCGAACCGGCCGGCCACGACCACCGCTTCCGCATCGGCGGAGTGACCAAGACCTTCGTCGCGGCGGTCGTGCTCGGGCTGGTCGACGACGGCCTGATCGACCCGGACGAACCGGTGGATCGCCAGCTCCCCGGGCTGCTCCAGGCGCCGGTGACCGTACGCCAACTCCTCGACCACACCAGCGGCCTGGCCGACGACAGCGACGTCCGCTACAACGACACCCCCTGGTTCCTACGCCACCGCCTCGACGTCTTCACCCCCGCGCAACTGATCGACCTCCCCCTGCGGGAACCGCTCAGCTTCACCCCCGGCACCCGGCAGCAGATCACCCGGGCCAACTACGTACTGGCCGGAATGCTGATCGAGCAGCTCACAGGACGCCCGTACGCGCAGGAGATAGAGGAACGCATCCTGCGCCCGTTGGACCTGACCGCGACGACCATCCCCGGCACCGACCCCACCATGCCGGCACCGCACATCCGCGGGTACGAGAACGGGCTCGACATCACCGAGCACAGCCCGACGATCCACGGCGCCGCAGGCGAGATGATCTCGACCGTCCCCGACCTGGACCGATTCCTGACGGCCCTGTTCGGCGGCGAACTCCTCACCCCGGAGAGCCTCGCCCACATGTTCCGGGTCCCGGACGTCCCCTACGTCAAGGGCGGCCGGGCCTTCTGCGGCGCGGGACTCGACAGCATGGTCCTACCCGGCGGCACCACGGCATGGGGCATGGCAGGCGTCGTCCACGGCTACCTCAGCGGCCTGGGCGCCACCCGCGACCTGAAACGCCGAGTCGTCTACATGATGAGCCCCCGCACCCGAGGAACCATGCGCGTACCCCCCACGGTCCAGTCCCTCCTCACCACAGCCCTCACCCCCACCCACTGA
- a CDS encoding sensor histidine kinase, giving the protein MTVRRLSTWVLLTLLVTAAFASLAFDPPSSSEQWAIWAVIVGTFLALCCWVVTARRPGSASSPYLCASAAVLLAAPLALATGARALAVVLAVLASTVALPLAALRVVPKRPPSRLLAYVDAAVVGSGAGCAAAAVAGTAAAQVAAAIAAGTVMLAGTWVLFEVTTGDDRRRVLWLVLGAAATTLGGMLLFAAENSLPMGPVDTVVATSALSLPLPLAITVALLAPRRADVRVVIRGATVLIVMLALSAAVYEGVAAVWELVVGARPGKGVPALLAAAIAAGYQPVRLRVEASMDEMLFGRSADPVETLTRLGTDLTAGAPPPLWLHTLRSTLGVPGIALRQDGTAVATVGTMDDGHTTRVALRAGAEHVGDLVVCLPPGHLRLPRAATAVLELVAAPLAQALHAARLSEQLRVSRGRVVTALEEERRRMRRDLHDGLGPALTGIAYTADAAVNLIAANPERAVETLRGLRADIGDAITEIRRIVYGLRPRALDELGLVDAVRQRIAPLCAADGRPLTVTVDVPQRLPPLSAAVEVAAYRVAVEAVTNIARHSDGTTAHLTLELADPALLRVTVADSGQCTETWTPGVGIQSMHERVEEIGGTLTIRTTPQGATITADLPLVLPA; this is encoded by the coding sequence GTGACGGTACGACGCCTGAGCACGTGGGTCCTTCTCACGCTTCTCGTCACCGCGGCCTTCGCCTCTCTCGCGTTCGACCCGCCCTCTTCCTCCGAGCAGTGGGCGATCTGGGCGGTGATCGTCGGCACGTTCCTGGCGCTGTGCTGCTGGGTGGTCACCGCCCGCCGCCCAGGTTCAGCGTCGTCCCCGTACCTCTGCGCGTCCGCGGCCGTCCTGCTGGCCGCCCCGCTCGCGCTCGCCACCGGCGCCCGTGCCCTCGCCGTGGTCCTGGCCGTCCTCGCGTCGACGGTGGCCCTGCCGCTGGCGGCCCTGCGCGTCGTGCCGAAGCGGCCACCGTCCCGGCTGCTGGCCTACGTGGACGCGGCCGTCGTCGGCAGCGGCGCCGGCTGCGCGGCCGCGGCGGTGGCCGGCACGGCAGCCGCTCAGGTGGCCGCGGCGATCGCCGCCGGGACCGTGATGCTCGCAGGCACATGGGTGCTCTTCGAGGTCACCACCGGCGACGACCGGCGCCGCGTGCTGTGGCTGGTACTGGGCGCCGCTGCGACGACGCTGGGCGGCATGCTGCTGTTCGCCGCCGAGAACTCCCTGCCCATGGGGCCAGTGGACACCGTCGTCGCGACGAGTGCGCTGTCGCTCCCGCTGCCCCTCGCCATCACTGTCGCGCTTCTCGCGCCGCGACGGGCCGACGTACGGGTCGTGATCCGCGGGGCCACGGTACTGATCGTCATGCTCGCGCTGAGCGCGGCGGTCTACGAGGGTGTCGCGGCGGTGTGGGAGTTAGTGGTGGGCGCCCGGCCCGGCAAGGGGGTGCCGGCACTGCTGGCAGCCGCGATCGCCGCCGGGTACCAGCCCGTACGGCTGCGGGTCGAGGCGAGCATGGACGAGATGCTGTTCGGCAGGTCGGCCGACCCGGTCGAGACGCTGACCCGGCTCGGCACGGACCTCACCGCAGGTGCGCCGCCGCCGCTGTGGCTTCACACCCTGCGGTCCACGCTCGGCGTGCCCGGCATCGCCCTGCGCCAAGACGGGACCGCGGTCGCCACAGTGGGCACCATGGACGACGGCCACACCACGCGCGTGGCCCTGCGCGCGGGTGCCGAGCACGTGGGCGACCTGGTGGTGTGCCTCCCGCCCGGGCACCTGCGGCTGCCCCGGGCCGCGACGGCGGTGCTCGAGCTGGTGGCGGCGCCGCTCGCCCAGGCCCTGCACGCCGCGCGGCTCAGCGAGCAACTGCGCGTCTCCCGCGGCCGGGTGGTGACCGCGCTGGAGGAGGAGCGCCGCCGGATGCGCCGGGATCTGCACGACGGTCTCGGCCCGGCCCTGACCGGTATCGCCTACACCGCCGACGCGGCCGTCAACCTCATCGCCGCCAACCCGGAGCGCGCCGTGGAGACGCTGCGCGGGCTGCGCGCCGACATCGGCGACGCGATCACCGAGATCCGCCGGATCGTCTACGGCCTGCGGCCCCGTGCCCTCGACGAACTCGGCCTCGTCGACGCCGTACGCCAGCGCATCGCCCCGCTGTGCGCCGCGGACGGCCGACCCCTGACCGTCACGGTCGACGTTCCGCAACGCCTGCCGCCGCTCTCCGCGGCCGTCGAGGTGGCCGCGTACCGGGTGGCCGTGGAGGCCGTGACCAACATCGCCCGGCACTCCGACGGCACCACCGCCCACCTCACCCTGGAGCTCGCGGACCCCGCGCTCCTGCGCGTGACCGTCGCCGACAGCGGCCAGTGCACCGAGACGTGGACACCCGGCGTGGGCATCCAATCCATGCACGAACGCGTCGAGGAAATCGGCGGCACCCTCACCATCCGCACCACCCCTCAGGGCGCCACCATCACCGCCGACCTGCCCCTCGTCCTTCCTGCCTGA
- a CDS encoding DUF6777 domain-containing protein has translation MNHKRGITRIAVLVAVVLSIVGPAVTGCGLFTRVAVKAVARGAPAAAPFFAEAVGIAADRAIGDGLTLGGGVQKGDQPGLYGGTRNGKSCDKAKLVGFLKNPANRHKALEWAKAQGIDVDEIGGFVGKLTPVLLRNDTLVKNHDYRKGKAVAFDALLEAGIAVLVDLYGKPVVQCSCGNPLGAFEHDVDKVDVEFKGTNKKWMSYDHDKVVKVEPTDVGNEVEAYRLVDVQEPDAGLERPAGSDGAQDTSLPEDPGEAGAADDGEDNGGYVEVPDVTQSSVEEASRILEDQGLAVETTQEPSETAGPGTVLGQSPAAGEEVPASSTVTLTVATAPVTTDPQATDPQVTPTPGELATPTPTDVATPGDTPPVPEPPPSDGLFGSTS, from the coding sequence ATGAATCACAAACGGGGGATCACCAGGATCGCGGTCCTGGTCGCCGTGGTCCTGAGCATCGTCGGACCGGCCGTCACCGGATGCGGGTTGTTCACCAGGGTCGCCGTCAAGGCGGTCGCCCGCGGGGCCCCGGCCGCTGCGCCCTTCTTCGCGGAGGCCGTCGGAATCGCCGCCGACCGCGCGATCGGCGACGGACTCACTCTCGGGGGCGGCGTGCAGAAGGGCGACCAGCCCGGCCTCTATGGCGGGACGCGGAACGGCAAGAGCTGTGACAAGGCGAAACTCGTCGGATTCCTCAAGAACCCCGCCAACCGGCACAAGGCCCTGGAGTGGGCCAAGGCGCAGGGCATCGACGTCGACGAGATCGGCGGCTTCGTCGGGAAACTGACGCCCGTTCTGCTGCGCAACGACACGCTGGTGAAGAACCACGACTACAGGAAGGGCAAGGCGGTCGCCTTCGACGCGTTGCTGGAGGCCGGCATCGCGGTCCTGGTCGATCTGTACGGCAAGCCCGTGGTGCAGTGCAGCTGCGGCAATCCGCTGGGGGCGTTCGAGCACGATGTCGACAAGGTCGACGTCGAGTTCAAGGGAACGAACAAGAAGTGGATGTCGTACGACCACGACAAGGTCGTCAAGGTCGAGCCCACTGACGTCGGGAACGAGGTCGAGGCGTACCGGCTGGTGGACGTCCAGGAGCCGGACGCCGGGCTGGAACGGCCGGCGGGCTCGGACGGCGCGCAGGACACCTCCCTGCCCGAGGATCCGGGTGAGGCCGGCGCCGCGGACGACGGCGAGGACAACGGCGGATACGTCGAGGTGCCCGACGTGACTCAGTCCTCCGTCGAGGAGGCTTCAAGGATCCTGGAGGATCAGGGCCTGGCCGTGGAAACCACTCAGGAGCCCTCCGAGACGGCGGGACCCGGCACCGTCCTCGGCCAGAGCCCCGCCGCAGGCGAAGAGGTCCCGGCCTCCAGCACGGTGACCCTCACGGTGGCCACCGCTCCGGTCACGACCGACCCACAGGCGACCGACCCGCAAGTGACCCCCACGCCCGGCGAACTCGCCACTCCGACGCCGACGGACGTCGCCACACCAGGAGACACGCCCCCTGTACCGGAACCCCCGCCCTCGGACGGCCTGTTCGGCAGCACCTCCTGA
- a CDS encoding helix-turn-helix domain-containing protein: protein MGTPLGDFIRAKRDSIQPESLGLPDRGRRRSPGLRRLDLAARAGISVEYLTRIEQGRDRNPSIAVVNALADALSLDPAERNHLRYLAKITGGECSAHSRPAPPSRDVRPTVLETLRLLEPGIAVVTNRLGDILAHSSGYASVTSGSGLLDSDSPNLTRYLFTDPRARSFFADWDDIADEQVFDLWLAPSVENSEWFSTELAPLAGPDFTRRLNRHTVPGRGDLRLKHPTAGELRLRRETLELSADNQQLVVFLPADEATAQAVEQLRQRSHGRLRAIS from the coding sequence ATGGGGACGCCACTGGGGGACTTCATCCGAGCCAAGCGCGACAGCATCCAGCCCGAATCGCTGGGGCTGCCCGATCGCGGTCGCCGTCGGTCACCGGGGCTGCGGCGCCTCGATCTCGCCGCCCGGGCCGGTATCAGCGTCGAGTATCTGACCCGCATCGAGCAGGGCCGGGACCGCAATCCCTCCATCGCGGTCGTCAACGCCCTCGCCGACGCCCTCAGCCTCGACCCCGCCGAACGCAACCATCTGCGCTACCTCGCCAAGATCACGGGCGGTGAGTGCTCCGCCCACAGCCGGCCCGCACCCCCGAGCCGCGACGTCCGTCCGACGGTCCTGGAGACCCTCCGTCTGCTCGAACCCGGTATCGCCGTCGTGACCAACCGGCTCGGCGACATCCTCGCCCACAGCAGCGGCTACGCGTCCGTGACGAGCGGGAGCGGACTGCTCGACTCCGACAGCCCGAACCTCACCCGGTACCTGTTCACCGACCCCCGCGCCCGGTCCTTCTTCGCCGACTGGGACGACATCGCCGACGAGCAGGTCTTCGACCTCTGGCTCGCGCCCTCCGTCGAGAACTCCGAGTGGTTCAGCACGGAGCTCGCCCCTCTCGCAGGGCCTGACTTCACCCGTCGGCTCAACCGTCACACGGTTCCCGGGCGCGGGGACCTCCGCCTCAAGCACCCGACGGCCGGGGAACTTCGGCTGCGCCGCGAGACTCTCGAACTCTCGGCAGACAACCAGCAATTGGTCGTCTTCCTCCCGGCCGACGAGGCCACCGCCCAGGCCGTCGAGCAGCTCCGTCAGCGGTCCCACGGTCGGCTGCGCGCCATTTCGTGA
- a CDS encoding Uma2 family endonuclease produces the protein MTAEMVAPAWMHEQITAEEYESWSEEQCAGIEIVDGMVVVSPSASKRHNRLARILANALGAAAGPEWNADTGFDVRLQNVPLTNRRPDVIVYRADTIDITPTRPEHVLLVAEVVSPGSETTDRIVKVDQYAKAGIGFYWRIEQAATGVPLVYTYVLDPATKTYRDGDVFTGVLKVAAPFPVEIDLGQV, from the coding sequence ATGACGGCCGAGATGGTGGCCCCGGCGTGGATGCATGAGCAGATCACGGCGGAGGAGTACGAGTCCTGGTCCGAGGAGCAGTGCGCCGGTATCGAGATCGTGGACGGGATGGTCGTCGTTAGTCCGAGTGCGTCCAAGCGGCACAACCGGCTGGCCCGGATTCTGGCGAACGCCTTGGGTGCCGCCGCGGGCCCGGAGTGGAACGCCGACACTGGCTTCGACGTCCGGCTTCAGAACGTCCCGCTCACCAATCGCCGCCCGGACGTCATCGTGTACCGCGCAGACACGATCGACATCACCCCCACCCGCCCCGAGCATGTGCTGCTGGTCGCGGAGGTGGTGTCGCCGGGCTCGGAGACCACCGACCGGATCGTGAAGGTCGACCAGTACGCCAAGGCAGGCATCGGCTTCTACTGGCGGATCGAGCAGGCCGCGACAGGCGTCCCTCTCGTGTACACCTACGTCCTCGACCCCGCGACGAAGACCTACCGGGACGGAGACGTGTTCACCGGCGTCCTCAAGGTAGCGGCCCCCTTCCCGGTGGAGATCGACCTCGGTCAGGTCTGA
- a CDS encoding NADPH-dependent FMN reductase: METNKHKLVIIVGSVRDGRFGPVVSSWVAEQAAAHGGFDVEVIDLAEVDIPLALPAAPPKFAGDDYPRPAGMAPLTSALEGADAFIVVTPEYNHSYPASLKAAIDWHFTQWTAKPVAFVSYGGAAGGRHAVLHLENVLTELHAVTIRDGLSFPMYFTSWQDGRPLDPETPGYAKTLLDQLSWWAGALRTAREAAPYPG, encoded by the coding sequence ATGGAGACGAACAAGCACAAGCTGGTGATCATCGTCGGAAGCGTCCGGGACGGACGGTTCGGCCCGGTGGTGTCCTCGTGGGTGGCCGAACAGGCCGCGGCGCACGGTGGTTTCGACGTGGAGGTCATCGATCTGGCCGAGGTGGACATCCCGTTGGCCCTCCCGGCGGCACCGCCGAAGTTCGCGGGAGACGACTACCCCCGCCCGGCCGGGATGGCGCCCCTGACCTCGGCCCTGGAGGGCGCGGACGCGTTCATCGTGGTCACACCGGAGTACAACCACAGCTACCCCGCCTCCCTGAAGGCGGCCATCGACTGGCACTTCACCCAGTGGACGGCCAAGCCGGTCGCCTTCGTCAGCTACGGCGGTGCGGCGGGCGGCCGCCATGCGGTCCTCCACCTGGAAAACGTCCTGACGGAACTGCATGCGGTGACCATCCGGGACGGCCTGTCCTTCCCGATGTACTTCACGTCCTGGCAGGACGGCCGCCCCCTGGACCCCGAAACCCCCGGCTACGCCAAGACCCTCCTCGACCAGCTGTCGTGGTGGGCGGGAGCCCTCCGGACGGCACGTGAGGCGGCGCCTTATCCCGGATGA